A genomic region of Streptosporangium lutulentum contains the following coding sequences:
- the argB gene encoding acetylglutamate kinase encodes MRADEALDKAHTLIEALPWLARFHGATVVIKYGGNAMTEEHLREKFAEDVVFLRYAGLKPVIVHGGGPQINAHLDRLGIASTFTAGLRVTSPEAMQVVRMVLVGQVNRDVVGLINRHGPFAIGMSGEDAHLFTAVRKHAVVDGAKVDIGQVGDIVKVEAGAVRALLDDGRIPVISSIARSDDGTVYNVNADTAAAALAVALGASKLIVLTDVEGLYRNWSPGGAAAADDAAGMNDVTGGDNVDDLDGTTSVQVNEVIGELFAAELEQLLPSLSSGMVPKMEACLTAVQGGVPQAHVLDGRVSHSVLLEIFTDQGIGTMVLPDAEAVAVPNLVKRGLTATVQSNGSDE; translated from the coding sequence ATGAGAGCCGACGAGGCCCTGGACAAGGCCCACACACTGATCGAGGCGCTGCCCTGGCTGGCCCGCTTCCACGGTGCGACCGTCGTCATCAAATACGGCGGCAACGCGATGACCGAGGAGCATCTGCGCGAGAAGTTCGCCGAGGACGTGGTCTTCCTGCGCTACGCGGGGCTCAAGCCGGTGATCGTGCACGGAGGCGGCCCGCAGATCAACGCCCATCTCGACAGGCTGGGCATCGCGTCCACCTTCACCGCCGGGCTCCGGGTCACCAGTCCCGAGGCCATGCAGGTCGTCAGGATGGTCCTGGTCGGACAGGTCAACCGGGACGTGGTCGGCCTGATCAACCGGCACGGGCCGTTCGCGATCGGCATGTCCGGTGAGGACGCCCACCTGTTCACCGCGGTCCGCAAGCACGCCGTCGTCGACGGCGCCAAGGTGGACATCGGCCAGGTCGGCGACATCGTCAAGGTCGAGGCCGGGGCCGTGCGGGCGCTGCTGGACGACGGCCGTATCCCGGTCATCTCCTCGATCGCGCGCAGCGACGACGGCACCGTCTACAACGTCAACGCCGACACCGCCGCCGCCGCGCTGGCCGTGGCGCTGGGGGCGTCCAAGCTGATCGTCCTCACCGACGTCGAGGGTCTCTACCGCAACTGGAGCCCCGGCGGCGCGGCCGCCGCGGATGACGCGGCAGGCATGAACGACGTGACCGGCGGGGACAATGTGGATGATCTGGATGGAACGACATCGGTCCAGGTCAACGAGGTGATCGGTGAGCTCTTCGCCGCCGAGCTGGAACAACTCCTGCCGAGCCTGTCCAGCGGCATGGTGCCCAAGATGGAGGCGTGTCTGACCGCCGTCCAGGGCGGCGTGCCCCAGGCACACGTGCTCGACGGCAGGGTGTCCCACTCGGTGCTGCTGGAGATCTTCACCGACCAGGGCATCGGAACGATGGTGCTGCCGGACGCCGAGGCGGTAGCAGTGCCCAATCTGGTCAAGCGGGGGCTGACGGCCACCGTCCAGTCGAACGGGAGTGACGAGTGA
- the argJ gene encoding bifunctional glutamate N-acetyltransferase/amino-acid acetyltransferase ArgJ, producing MSVTAPLGFRAAGVDAGIKSGATRDLALIVNDGPSRAAAGVFTANRVKAAPILWSQQVLAGGRVHAVILNSGGANACTGPLGFQDTHATAEKVAGALGESAGEIAVCSTGLIGERLPMDALLGGVDLAVGRLARDGGLAAADAIRTTDTVSKISFKRGEGGYMVGGMAKGAGMLAPGLATMLCVITTDADLPADRLDAVLRNVTRVTFDRLDADGCMSTNDTVLLLASGASGVTPDLGEFEQMVHAVCADLSRQLLVDAEGASKAIAIEVVGAASEDDAVTVARAVSRSNLFKCAIHGEDPNWGRVLSAVGTTDAVFEVDRLNVAINGIWICRGGAAGDDRSKVDLSPRDVTITIDLSAGPHSATIHTTDLTAAYVHENSAYSS from the coding sequence ATGAGTGTGACCGCCCCCCTCGGCTTCCGGGCGGCGGGTGTCGACGCCGGAATCAAGTCCGGCGCCACCCGCGACCTGGCACTGATCGTCAACGACGGCCCCTCGCGCGCCGCGGCGGGCGTCTTCACCGCCAACCGCGTGAAGGCCGCGCCGATCCTGTGGTCCCAGCAGGTGCTGGCCGGAGGCCGGGTCCACGCGGTCATCCTCAACTCCGGCGGGGCCAACGCCTGCACGGGACCGCTCGGCTTCCAGGACACCCACGCCACCGCGGAGAAGGTCGCCGGAGCGCTGGGGGAGTCCGCGGGCGAGATCGCGGTCTGCTCCACCGGCCTGATCGGTGAGCGGTTGCCGATGGACGCGCTGCTGGGCGGGGTGGACCTCGCGGTCGGCCGGCTCGCCCGGGACGGCGGCCTGGCCGCCGCCGACGCCATCCGCACCACCGACACCGTCTCGAAGATCTCCTTCAAACGAGGCGAGGGCGGCTACATGGTCGGCGGCATGGCCAAGGGCGCGGGCATGCTCGCCCCCGGTCTGGCCACCATGCTGTGCGTGATCACCACCGACGCCGACCTGCCCGCCGACCGGCTCGACGCCGTGCTCCGCAACGTGACGAGGGTGACCTTCGACCGGCTCGACGCCGACGGCTGCATGTCCACCAACGACACCGTGCTGCTCCTGGCCAGCGGCGCCTCCGGCGTCACTCCGGACCTCGGCGAGTTCGAGCAGATGGTCCACGCCGTCTGCGCCGACCTCAGCCGCCAGCTGCTGGTGGACGCGGAGGGCGCCAGCAAGGCGATCGCCATCGAGGTCGTCGGCGCGGCGTCGGAGGACGACGCCGTGACCGTCGCCCGCGCGGTCTCCCGCTCGAATCTCTTCAAGTGCGCCATCCACGGGGAGGACCCCAACTGGGGCCGGGTGCTGTCGGCGGTCGGCACCACCGACGCGGTCTTCGAGGTCGACCGGCTCAACGTGGCCATCAACGGCATCTGGATCTGCCGGGGCGGCGCCGCCGGGGACGACCGGTCCAAGGTCGACCTGAGTCCCCGCGACGTGACGATCACCATCGACCTGTCGGCGGGCCCGCACTCGGCGACGATCCACACCACCGACCTCACCGCGGCCTACGTCCACGAGAATTCGGCGTACTCGTCATGA
- a CDS encoding DNA-3-methyladenine glycosylase, translating to MLADGSGEHPLAGSALLTREFFDRPTYEVAPDLLGRVLVHGPVAVRLTEVEAYGLPGEDPASHTYRGRTPRNAVMFGPPGHLYVYFTYGMHFCANLACLPEGIGSGVLLRAGEVISGVEVALARRTAGVSRTVTERDLARGPARLTVALGLAMEHNGLDACVPGPISIRAGTPAEAGSIMSGPRTGVSTGRETPWRFWIDGDRTVSPYRPHVPRRR from the coding sequence ATGCTCGCTGACGGATCCGGCGAGCACCCGCTCGCCGGATCCGCGCTCCTGACGCGTGAGTTCTTCGACCGGCCGACGTACGAGGTCGCCCCGGACCTGCTGGGACGGGTGCTCGTGCACGGGCCGGTCGCGGTGCGTCTCACCGAGGTCGAGGCGTACGGTCTGCCGGGAGAGGATCCCGCCTCCCACACCTACCGCGGCCGGACGCCCCGCAACGCGGTGATGTTCGGACCGCCGGGGCACCTGTACGTCTACTTCACGTACGGGATGCATTTCTGTGCCAACCTCGCCTGCCTGCCCGAGGGGATCGGTTCGGGAGTGCTGCTCCGGGCCGGGGAGGTGATCTCCGGCGTCGAGGTCGCCCTCGCCCGCCGGACCGCGGGCGTGAGCCGTACCGTCACCGAACGCGACCTCGCCCGCGGACCCGCACGCCTGACCGTGGCGCTCGGTCTCGCGATGGAACACAACGGGCTTGACGCCTGCGTGCCCGGTCCGATCTCCATCCGGGCAGGCACGCCGGCCGAGGCGGGGTCGATCATGTCCGGGCCGCGCACCGGGGTCTCGACGGGCAGGGAGACGCCGTGGCGCTTCTGGATCGACGGAGATCGCACCGTCTCGCCGTACCGGCCGCACGTCCCTCGCCGCCGGTAG
- the argC gene encoding N-acetyl-gamma-glutamyl-phosphate reductase: MRAAIAGASGYAGGELLRLLLSHPEIEIGALTAKSSAGTALGAHQPHLTPLADRILLDTTAETLAGHDLVFLALPHGQSAAVAEQLGDGTLVVDCGADFRLADPAAWDHFYGGAHAGTWPYGLPELPGQRDRLRGASRIAVPGCFPTAVTLAMFPAFAAGLVEPDVVVVAATGTSGAGKSLKPHLLGSEVMGSVSAYGVGGVHRHTPEMEQNLSPLAGGPVKVSFTAMLAPMSRGILATCTAPARAELTPQTLRETYEAATKDEPFLRLLPQGQWPATSMTLGANTAVLQVALDERAGRVVVVIALDNLTKGTAGGAIQSANLALGLPEELGLPLNGVAP, translated from the coding sequence ATGAGAGCGGCCATCGCAGGCGCGAGCGGCTATGCCGGAGGTGAGCTCCTGCGTCTACTGCTGTCCCATCCCGAGATCGAGATCGGCGCGCTGACCGCGAAGTCCAGCGCGGGCACCGCGCTCGGCGCCCACCAGCCCCACCTGACCCCGCTGGCCGACCGGATCCTGCTCGACACCACCGCCGAGACCCTCGCCGGCCACGACCTCGTCTTCCTCGCGCTCCCGCACGGCCAGTCGGCCGCCGTCGCCGAGCAGCTCGGCGACGGCACGCTGGTCGTCGACTGCGGCGCGGACTTCCGCCTGGCCGACCCCGCCGCCTGGGACCACTTCTACGGCGGCGCTCACGCGGGCACCTGGCCGTACGGCCTGCCCGAGTTGCCGGGGCAGCGCGACAGGCTCCGGGGCGCCTCGAGGATCGCCGTCCCCGGGTGCTTCCCGACGGCCGTCACCCTGGCGATGTTCCCCGCCTTCGCCGCCGGTCTCGTCGAGCCCGACGTGGTCGTGGTCGCCGCCACCGGAACCAGCGGGGCGGGCAAGTCGCTCAAGCCGCACCTGCTGGGCAGCGAGGTGATGGGCTCGGTCAGCGCGTACGGCGTCGGCGGCGTCCACCGGCACACCCCCGAGATGGAGCAGAACCTCTCCCCGCTGGCGGGCGGGCCGGTGAAGGTCTCCTTCACCGCCATGCTGGCCCCGATGAGCCGAGGCATCCTCGCCACCTGCACGGCCCCGGCCAGGGCGGAGCTCACCCCGCAGACCCTGCGCGAGACCTACGAGGCCGCGACCAAGGACGAGCCGTTCCTGCGGCTGCTGCCCCAGGGGCAGTGGCCCGCGACCTCGATGACCCTCGGTGCCAACACCGCCGTCCTCCAGGTCGCCCTGGACGAGCGCGCCGGACGCGTCGTCGTGGTCATCGCCCTCGACAACCTGACCAAGGGGACCGCGGGCGGCGCGATCCAGAGCGCCAACCTGGCCCTCGGCCTTCCCGAAGAACTCGGCCTTCCTCTCAATGGAGTTGCCCCATGA
- a CDS encoding acetylornithine transaminase has product MPNYGVPPLALARGEGSKVWDVDGREYLDLIGGIAVSSLGHAHPALVEAVSKQVATIAHTSNLFLHEPEVLLAERLLDLLAAPARVFFTNSGTEANEAALKLAVKYGKTNGRTYFVAAENSFHGRTLGALALTGKASIRDQFGPFPVDVRFVPYGDAEALKSAVTDKCAAVFLEPTQGEAGVVPPPEGYFKAAREICDANGALLVADEIQSAIGRTGHWFAHQHAGVLPDVLTLAKGLGGGMPIGACVGFGPAGTIFAKGDHGSTFGGNPVSAAAALAVLDTIEKDGLLEHVRTVGAQLADGIAATDHPLLAGVRGDGLWLGLMLTGDRSAPFQAAAQEAGFLVNALQPGVVRLAPPLVITSDQIATFVAALPAILDEAADD; this is encoded by the coding sequence ATGCCGAACTACGGGGTGCCCCCGCTGGCGCTGGCGCGCGGTGAGGGCTCGAAGGTCTGGGACGTCGACGGCCGTGAGTATCTCGACCTGATCGGCGGCATCGCGGTCAGCTCGCTCGGCCACGCCCACCCGGCGCTGGTCGAGGCCGTGTCCAAGCAGGTGGCCACGATCGCGCACACCAGCAACCTGTTCCTGCACGAGCCCGAGGTGCTGCTCGCCGAACGGCTGCTCGACCTGCTGGCCGCTCCGGCCCGGGTGTTCTTCACCAACTCCGGCACCGAGGCCAACGAGGCCGCCCTGAAGCTGGCCGTCAAGTACGGCAAGACGAACGGCCGCACCTACTTCGTGGCCGCCGAGAACTCCTTCCACGGCCGGACCCTCGGCGCGCTCGCGCTGACCGGCAAGGCGTCGATCCGCGACCAGTTCGGCCCGTTCCCGGTGGACGTCAGGTTCGTCCCGTACGGCGACGCCGAGGCCCTGAAGAGCGCGGTCACCGACAAGTGCGCCGCGGTCTTCCTGGAGCCCACCCAGGGCGAGGCCGGGGTCGTGCCCCCGCCCGAGGGCTACTTCAAGGCCGCCAGGGAGATCTGCGACGCCAACGGCGCGCTGCTGGTGGCCGACGAGATCCAGTCGGCGATCGGCCGGACCGGGCACTGGTTCGCCCACCAGCACGCCGGGGTCCTGCCCGACGTGCTGACCCTGGCCAAGGGCCTCGGCGGCGGCATGCCGATCGGAGCCTGCGTCGGCTTCGGCCCGGCGGGCACGATCTTCGCCAAGGGCGACCACGGATCCACCTTCGGGGGCAACCCCGTATCGGCCGCCGCGGCGCTCGCCGTACTCGACACGATCGAGAAGGACGGCCTGCTGGAGCACGTCCGGACGGTCGGCGCGCAGCTCGCCGACGGGATCGCCGCGACGGACCACCCGCTGCTGGCGGGGGTCCGCGGAGACGGCCTGTGGCTGGGCCTCATGCTGACCGGCGACCGCTCCGCACCGTTCCAGGCCGCGGCGCAGGAGGCGGGCTTCCTGGTCAACGCCCTCCAGCCCGGCGTCGTACGCCTCGCGCCGCCGCTGGTGATCACTTCCGACCAGATCGCCACCTTCGTGGCCGCGCTCCCCGCGATCCTTGACGAGGCCGCAGATGACTAG
- a CDS encoding argininosuccinate synthase, protein MTDRVVLAFSGGLDTSVAIPFLAEKTGAEVIAVAVDVGQGGEDMEVIRKRAIDCGAIESVVVDAREEFAADFCVPALQANALYMDRYPLVSALSRPLIVKHLADAAKQFGGTHVSHGCTGKGNDQVRFEAGLAALFPELKVIAPARDYAWTRDKAIAYAEEKNLPIETTKKNPFSIDQNIWGRAVETGFLEDIWNGPTEDVYSYTADPAQPREADEVIISFVKGVPVALDGRHLTPFQIIAELNRRAGAQGVGRLDMVEDRLVGIKSREVYEAPGAIALITAHLELESVTVERDLARFKRSVDQRWGELVYDGLWFSPLKKALDVFIAEAQEHVTGEIRMVLHGGRATVTGRRSEASLYDFNLATYDTGDTFDQSLAKGFVELWSLPSKIASARDSRLA, encoded by the coding sequence ATGACTGACCGGGTCGTACTCGCCTTTTCCGGAGGCCTCGACACCTCCGTGGCCATTCCCTTCCTCGCCGAGAAGACCGGTGCGGAGGTCATCGCCGTGGCCGTCGACGTCGGCCAGGGCGGCGAGGACATGGAGGTCATCCGCAAGCGGGCTATCGACTGCGGGGCCATCGAGTCCGTTGTCGTCGACGCCCGCGAGGAGTTCGCCGCCGACTTCTGCGTGCCCGCCCTGCAGGCCAACGCCCTCTACATGGACCGCTACCCGCTGGTCTCCGCGCTGTCGCGGCCTCTGATCGTCAAGCACCTGGCCGACGCGGCCAAGCAGTTCGGCGGCACCCACGTCTCGCACGGATGCACCGGCAAGGGCAACGACCAGGTCCGTTTCGAGGCCGGCCTGGCCGCGCTCTTCCCCGAGCTCAAGGTCATCGCCCCCGCCCGCGACTACGCGTGGACCCGGGACAAGGCGATCGCCTACGCCGAGGAGAAGAACCTCCCGATCGAGACCACCAAGAAGAACCCCTTCTCGATCGACCAGAACATCTGGGGCCGGGCCGTCGAGACCGGTTTCCTGGAGGACATCTGGAACGGCCCCACCGAGGACGTCTACTCCTACACCGCCGACCCGGCCCAGCCTCGCGAGGCCGACGAGGTCATCATCAGCTTCGTCAAGGGTGTCCCGGTGGCGCTGGACGGGCGGCACCTGACCCCGTTCCAGATCATCGCCGAGCTCAACCGGCGGGCGGGCGCCCAGGGCGTCGGCCGCCTCGACATGGTCGAGGACAGGCTCGTCGGCATCAAGTCCCGCGAGGTCTACGAGGCGCCGGGCGCCATCGCGCTGATCACCGCGCACCTGGAGCTGGAGAGCGTCACCGTCGAGCGCGACCTCGCCCGGTTCAAGCGGTCGGTGGACCAGCGCTGGGGCGAGCTGGTCTACGACGGCCTCTGGTTCTCCCCTCTCAAGAAGGCCCTGGACGTCTTCATCGCCGAGGCCCAGGAGCACGTCACCGGTGAGATCCGGATGGTCCTGCACGGCGGCCGGGCGACGGTCACCGGCCGGCGCTCCGAGGCCTCGCTGTACGACTTCAACCTCGCCACCTACGACACCGGCGACACCTTCGACCAGTCCCTCGCCAAGGGCTTCGTCGAGCTGTGGAGCCTGCCCTCCAAGATTGCGTCGGCCCGGGACTCCCGGCTGGCCTGA
- a CDS encoding arginine repressor — translation MTIPMTKVARQARIADLLGRQPVRSQPELAKLLLESGVEVTQATLSRDLDELGALKLRAEDGSLVYALPGEGGGRIRLTRLGAGESPAARLSRIAEELLVSAEASANLVIVRTPPGAAQFLASAIDHADWESILGTVAGDDTILVISRDPLGGSLVAEGLLRLADRRTQPVQAGDPRNHLISETKDFEEIDHD, via the coding sequence ATGACGATCCCCATGACCAAGGTCGCCCGTCAGGCGCGGATCGCCGACCTCCTGGGGCGGCAACCGGTCAGATCGCAGCCCGAACTGGCCAAGCTCCTGCTGGAGAGCGGGGTCGAGGTCACCCAGGCCACCCTCTCGCGAGACCTCGACGAGCTCGGCGCGCTCAAACTGCGCGCGGAGGACGGTTCCCTGGTCTACGCCCTTCCCGGCGAAGGCGGGGGCCGGATACGGCTGACCAGGCTCGGCGCGGGAGAGTCCCCGGCCGCCAGGTTGAGCCGGATCGCGGAGGAACTGCTCGTCTCCGCCGAGGCGTCCGCCAACCTGGTGATCGTCCGCACACCTCCGGGCGCGGCCCAGTTCCTCGCCTCCGCCATCGACCACGCCGACTGGGAGTCCATCCTCGGCACGGTGGCCGGAGACGACACGATCCTCGTCATCAGCCGTGATCCGCTGGGCGGGTCCTTGGTCGCCGAGGGGCTGCTCAGGCTCGCGGACCGACGTACCCAGCCCGTGCAGGCGGGCGACCCTCGGAACCATCTGATATCTGAGACAAAAGACTTCGAGGAAATCGATCATGACTGA
- the argF gene encoding ornithine carbamoyltransferase has translation MTRKPAESAHIRHFLRDDDLSPAEQAQVLDLADALKKNRYGHRPFEGPQTVAMLFDKPSTRTRVSFATGIGELGGLPLIIDAGTSQMGRGESIEDTARFLSRQVGAIVWRTAGQERIEAMASASSVPVVNALTDEFHPCQILADLQTVREHFGRIDGLTLAYFGDGANNMAHSYLLGGAVAGMHVRIAAPAGYLPDPEILRRAGEIAAETGGSVTVLSGADEAADGANVIATDTWVSMGQDGKEQRIADLMPFQVNAEVMGRAAPGAILLHCLPAYRELEVTADVLDGPQSVVWDQAENRLHAQKALLSWLVSATELISATEPVEPVEATSPVSPVSPVSPVEAGGGADGRGASLVGPGGEPA, from the coding sequence ATGACTAGGAAGCCCGCGGAATCAGCGCACATCAGGCATTTCCTGAGGGACGATGATCTGTCGCCCGCCGAGCAGGCCCAGGTGCTCGACCTGGCCGACGCCCTCAAGAAGAACCGGTACGGCCACCGGCCCTTCGAAGGCCCGCAGACCGTCGCCATGCTCTTCGACAAACCCTCCACCCGGACCCGCGTCTCCTTCGCGACCGGCATCGGCGAACTCGGCGGACTGCCCCTGATCATCGACGCCGGAACCTCCCAGATGGGCCGGGGCGAGTCCATCGAGGACACCGCCCGGTTCCTCAGCCGTCAGGTCGGCGCCATCGTGTGGCGGACCGCCGGGCAGGAGAGGATCGAAGCCATGGCCTCGGCCTCCTCGGTGCCGGTGGTGAACGCGCTCACCGACGAGTTCCATCCCTGCCAGATCCTCGCCGACCTGCAGACCGTCAGGGAGCACTTCGGCAGGATCGACGGGCTCACCCTGGCCTACTTCGGAGACGGCGCCAACAACATGGCCCACTCCTACCTGCTCGGCGGTGCCGTGGCCGGCATGCACGTGCGGATCGCCGCTCCCGCCGGATACCTGCCCGATCCGGAGATCCTCCGGCGGGCCGGAGAGATCGCGGCGGAGACCGGCGGATCGGTCACCGTGCTGTCCGGCGCGGATGAGGCCGCGGACGGCGCGAACGTGATCGCCACCGACACCTGGGTCTCGATGGGGCAGGACGGCAAGGAACAGCGAATCGCCGACCTGATGCCCTTCCAGGTCAACGCCGAGGTGATGGGCCGCGCGGCCCCCGGCGCGATCCTCCTGCACTGCCTGCCCGCCTACCGGGAGCTGGAGGTCACCGCCGACGTTCTCGACGGCCCGCAGAGCGTGGTGTGGGACCAGGCGGAGAATCGGCTGCACGCCCAGAAGGCCCTGCTGTCCTGGCTGGTCTCGGCGACCGAGCTGATCTCGGCCACCGAGCCGGTCGAGCCGGTCGAGGCGACGAGCCCGGTCTCGCCGGTCTCGCCCGTTTCGCCGGTGGAGGCGGGCGGGGGCGCCGACGGGCGTGGCGCGTCTCTCGTGGGACCCGGGGGGGAGCCCGCATGA
- the argH gene encoding argininosuccinate lyase yields the protein MTDGGKPMRLWGGRFEGGPADALTRLSVSVHFDWRLVPYDLLASRAHARVLHRANLLTDDELRRMLGALDDLERACKTGEFRPTVADEDVHTALERGLLERLGTLGGKLRAGRSRNDQVATDLRLYLRDHVRHIVSRLVELETALMSQAEAHAETAAPGMTHLQHAQPVSFGHQLLAHVHAFARDIERLRDWDRRAAVSPLGSGALAGSSLPLDPQAVARELGFDSAAPNSMDAVADRDFAAEFLFDAAMIGMHLSRLGEEIVLWASQEFRWIEMDDAYSTGSSIMPQKKNPDVAELARGKSGRLIGNLVALLTTLKGLPLTYNRDLQEDKEPVFDSVDTLLLVLPAMAGLVATMRVNTAKLEASAPDGFALATDLAELLVRRGVVFREAHEAVGHLVVWCQVNDKSFDELTDEELIKVSPHFTPDSREVLSVPGALAARKAHGGTAPDRVRDQLIALREIVDVQAAWASGN from the coding sequence GTGACTGATGGTGGTAAGCCGATGCGGCTGTGGGGCGGCCGGTTCGAGGGAGGTCCGGCCGACGCGCTGACCAGGCTCTCGGTGAGCGTGCACTTCGACTGGCGGCTCGTGCCGTACGACCTGCTGGCCTCGCGGGCGCACGCCCGGGTGCTGCACCGTGCGAACCTGCTCACCGACGACGAACTGAGGCGCATGCTCGGTGCCCTGGACGACCTGGAGCGGGCCTGCAAGACGGGCGAGTTCCGGCCGACCGTGGCCGACGAGGACGTCCACACCGCGCTGGAGCGCGGCCTGCTGGAGCGTCTCGGCACGCTCGGCGGCAAGCTCCGCGCCGGTCGGAGCCGTAACGACCAGGTCGCCACCGATCTGAGGCTCTATCTCCGCGATCACGTCAGGCACATCGTGTCCCGGCTGGTCGAGCTGGAGACCGCGCTGATGAGCCAGGCCGAGGCGCACGCCGAGACGGCGGCCCCCGGCATGACCCACCTGCAGCACGCCCAGCCGGTCTCCTTCGGCCATCAGCTCCTGGCCCACGTGCACGCCTTCGCCCGCGACATCGAACGGCTGCGCGACTGGGACAGGCGCGCGGCCGTCTCCCCGCTCGGCTCCGGCGCGCTGGCCGGTTCCTCCCTGCCGCTCGACCCGCAGGCGGTGGCGCGGGAGCTCGGGTTCGACTCCGCCGCGCCCAACTCGATGGACGCCGTCGCCGACCGTGACTTCGCCGCCGAGTTCCTGTTCGACGCGGCGATGATCGGCATGCACCTGTCGCGGCTGGGCGAGGAGATCGTCCTGTGGGCCTCCCAGGAGTTCCGCTGGATCGAGATGGACGACGCCTACTCCACAGGCTCGTCGATCATGCCGCAGAAGAAGAACCCGGACGTCGCCGAACTCGCCCGCGGCAAGAGCGGCCGTCTCATCGGCAACCTGGTGGCGCTGCTGACGACCCTCAAGGGCCTGCCGCTGACCTACAACCGCGACCTGCAGGAGGACAAGGAGCCGGTGTTCGACTCCGTGGACACCCTCCTGCTGGTCCTGCCGGCCATGGCCGGCCTGGTCGCCACCATGCGCGTCAACACCGCCAAGTTGGAGGCCTCGGCCCCCGACGGGTTCGCACTGGCCACCGATCTTGCCGAGCTGCTGGTCCGCAGGGGTGTCGTCTTCCGCGAGGCCCACGAGGCGGTCGGCCATCTGGTCGTCTGGTGCCAGGTCAACGACAAGAGTTTCGACGAGCTCACCGACGAGGAACTGATCAAGGTCTCGCCGCACTTCACGCCCGACTCGCGGGAGGTGCTCTCGGTACCGGGCGCCCTGGCGGCACGCAAGGCGCACGGTGGCACCGCCCCCGACAGGGTCCGCGACCAGCTCATCGCGTTGCGTGAGATCGTCGACGTGCAGGCCGCCTGGGCGAGTGGGAACTGA
- the tyrS gene encoding tyrosine--tRNA ligase, whose translation MTDILDDLAWRGLIAQSTDIDALRAAMAEGPITVYCGFDPTAPSLHVGNLVPLLALTRLQRAGHRAIGLVGGATGLIGDPSGRSTERSLNSSEVVAEWVARIRVQVEKFIDFSDEESGILVSNLDWTEGMSAIDFLRDVGKHFPVNRMLARESVSARLGGDGLSYTEFSYQILQANDYLELNRRYGCTLQIGGSDQWGNITAGTDLIRRVTGNHVHALTVPLITKADGTKFGKTAGGAVWLNPEMTSPYAFYQFWLNSDDRDVVRFLKIFSFRSREEIEELEKESSERPAARAAQRALAKEFTTLLHGAEECDAVIAASAALFGQGSLEELPARTLGEALAEVPRAEVPGLGASIVDLLAASGLVNSKSEARRAVKEGGAYLNNVKVTDETYVPSADDLLHGRFLVLRRGKRSVGGIEVVAV comes from the coding sequence GTGACCGACATTCTGGATGACCTCGCCTGGCGCGGCCTGATCGCGCAGTCCACCGATATCGACGCCTTGCGCGCGGCGATGGCCGAGGGTCCGATCACGGTCTATTGCGGCTTCGACCCGACCGCGCCCTCGCTCCACGTCGGAAACCTGGTCCCGTTGCTGGCCCTCACCCGCCTGCAGCGGGCGGGCCACCGGGCCATCGGCCTGGTGGGCGGCGCGACGGGGCTGATCGGCGATCCCAGCGGCCGGAGCACCGAGCGCTCGCTCAACTCCTCCGAGGTCGTCGCCGAATGGGTCGCGAGAATCCGTGTCCAGGTGGAGAAGTTCATCGACTTCTCGGATGAGGAGTCCGGGATCCTGGTCAGCAACCTCGACTGGACCGAGGGGATGTCCGCGATCGACTTCCTTCGCGACGTCGGCAAGCATTTCCCGGTCAACCGCATGCTCGCCCGGGAGTCGGTCTCCGCCCGCCTCGGTGGCGACGGGCTCAGCTACACCGAGTTCAGCTACCAGATCCTGCAGGCCAACGACTACCTGGAGCTGAACCGGCGGTACGGCTGCACACTGCAGATCGGCGGCAGCGACCAGTGGGGCAACATCACCGCGGGAACCGACCTCATCCGCCGGGTGACCGGAAACCATGTGCACGCCCTCACCGTGCCGCTGATCACCAAGGCTGACGGGACCAAGTTCGGCAAGACGGCCGGCGGCGCGGTCTGGCTCAACCCGGAGATGACCTCGCCGTACGCGTTCTACCAGTTCTGGCTGAACTCCGACGACCGCGACGTGGTGAGGTTCCTCAAGATCTTCAGCTTCAGGTCTCGTGAGGAGATCGAGGAGCTGGAGAAGGAGTCCTCCGAGCGGCCCGCCGCGCGTGCGGCCCAACGCGCGCTCGCCAAGGAGTTCACCACGCTGCTGCACGGCGCCGAGGAGTGTGACGCGGTGATCGCGGCCTCGGCGGCTCTGTTCGGTCAGGGCTCGCTGGAGGAGCTGCCCGCGCGAACCCTGGGGGAGGCCCTCGCCGAGGTGCCGCGTGCCGAGGTACCGGGGCTGGGCGCGTCGATCGTCGACCTGCTCGCCGCGAGCGGTCTGGTCAACTCGAAGTCCGAGGCCCGTCGCGCGGTGAAGGAGGGCGGCGCCTACCTCAACAACGTCAAGGTCACCGACGAGACATACGTGCCCTCTGCGGACGACCTGTTGCACGGCCGCTTCCTGGTGCTGCGCCGGGGCAAGCGTTCCGTCGGCGGTATCGAGGTCGTCGCGGTCTGA